In one window of Gossypium hirsutum isolate 1008001.06 chromosome A01, Gossypium_hirsutum_v2.1, whole genome shotgun sequence DNA:
- the LOC107916581 gene encoding indole-3-acetic acid-amido synthetase GH3.6, producing MPEAPKNTHKPTTDYNLELKNKKTLQFIEDVTSNADEVQKKVLEEILSRNAHVEYFQRNGLNGHTDRETFKTIMPVITYEDIQPYVDRIANGDTSPILSSHPISEFLTSSGTSGGERKLMPTIEEELGRRSLLYSLLMPVMSQFVPGLDKGKGMYFLFIKSEAKTPSGLVARPVLTSYYKSTHFKDRPYDPYTNYTSPNETILCPDSYQSMYSQMLCGLCQHKEVLRVGAVFASGFIRAIKFLEKHWRFLCNDIRTGTIDSQITDQSVREAVTKILKPDPKLADFIEAECSKDSWQGIITRLWPNTKYVDVIVTGTMSQYIPTLDYYTNGLPLFCTMYASSECYFGVNLNPLCKPSEVSYTLIPTMAYFEFLPVQRNNGVNSSISVPKTLNEKEQQELVDLVDVKLGQEYELVVTTYSGLYRYRVGDVLRVAGFKNNAPQFNFICRKNVVLCIDSDKTDEVELQNAVKNAVNHLLPFDATLAEYTSYADTTTIPGHYVLYWELSLNGTTPIPPSVFEDCCLTIEESLNSVYRQGRVCDKSIGPLEIKIVEPGTFDKLMDYAISLGASINQYKTPRCVKFAPIVELLNSRAVSSFFSPKCPKWFPGHKQWINMN from the exons ATGCCAGAAGCACCTAAGAACACACACAAACCTACTACAGATTACAACCTGGAACTGAAGAACAAGAAAACCCTTCAGTTCATTGAGGATGTGACTTCAAACGCTGATGAAGTTCAAAAGAAAGTCCTTGAGGAGATTCTTTCACGCAATGCTCATGTTGAGTACTTCCAAAGAAATGGCCTTAATGGTCACACTGATAGAGAAACTTTCAAAACAATCATGCCTGTCATCACCTATGAGGATATCCAACCTTATGTTGACCGTATTGCCAATGGTGATACCTCTCCCATACTTTCTTCCCACCCCATTTCTGAGTTTTTGACAAG CTCTGGGACATCAGGTGGGGAGAGAAAGCTGATGCCAACAATTGAAGAGGAGTTAGGGAGGAGGTCACTGCTCTATAGCCTGTTGATGCCTGTTATGAGTCAATTTGTCCCTGGTCTAGACAAAGGCAAAGGAATGTACTTTTTGTTTATAAAATCCGAGGCCAAGACACCTAGTGGCCTGGTGGCACGCCCTGTTCTCACTAGCTACTACAAAAGCACCCATTTCAAGGATAGGCCATATGACCCTTACACCAACTACACTAGCCCGAATGAAACCATCCTTTGTCCCGATTCTTACCAAAGCATGTACTCTCAAATGCTTTGTGGACTTTGCCAACACAAAGAGGTCCTCAGGGTGGGTGCTGTTTTTGCCTCTGGCTTCATCAGGGCAATCAAGTTCCTTGAAAAACATTGGCGTTTCCTTTGCAATGATATAAGAACAGGAACCATTGATTCCCAAATCACTGACCAATCTGTGAGAGAAGCTGTTACGAAAATCCTGAAACCTGATCCTAAACTTGCTGATTTCATTGAGGCCGAGTGCAGCAAAGATTCATGGCAAGGGATCATTACCAGGTTATGGcccaatacaaaatatgtggaTGTGATTGTGACTGGGACCATGTCACAGTACATTCCCACTCTTGATTACTACACCAATGGCCTCCCTCTCTTCTGCACCATGTATGCATCGAGTGAATGCTATTTTGGTGTCAACCTCAACCCTCTTTGCAAGCCAAGTGAAGTTTCCTACACTCTCATTCCCACAATGGCCTACTTTGAGTTCTTGCCGGTTCAAAGGAACAATGGGGTCAATAGTTCTATTTCGGTGCCCAAAACTCTCAATGAGAAGGAACAACAAGAACTGGTTGACCTGGTTGACGTTAAGCTTGGCCAAGAATATGAACTCGTTGTCACCACTTATTCAG GGCTTTATCGTTATAGAGTTGGTGATGTGCTAAGGGTAGCAGGGTTCAAAAACAATGCACCGCAGTTCAATTTCATATGCAGGAAAAATGTAGTTTTGTGCATTGATTCAGATAAGACTGATGAGGTTGAACTTCAAAATGCTGTGAAGAATGCAGTGAACCATTTGCTGCCATTCGATGCAACATTGGCTGAGTACACTAGTTATGCAGATACCACTACAATTCCAGGCCACTATGTGCTGTACTGGGAACTTAGTCTCAATGGTACCACCCCAATTCCTCCCTCAGTTTTTGAGGACTGTTGCTTGACAATTGAAGAGTCCCTCAACAGTGTATACCGCCAAGGGCGTGTATGTGACAAATCAATTGGTCCCCTTGAGATCAAGATTGTTGAACCAGGGACATTTGACAAGCTGATGGATTATGCCATCAGCTTAGGTGCATCAATTAACCAGTACAAGACTCCAAGATGTGTGAAATTTGCTCCCATTGTTGAGCTGTTGAATTCAAGGGCTGTGTCTAGCTTCTTCAGTCCAAAATGTCCCAAATGGTTTCCCGGCCACAAGCAGTGGATCAACATGAATTAA